The following proteins are encoded in a genomic region of Candidatus Bathyarchaeota archaeon:
- the larA gene encoding nickel-dependent lactate racemase, translating to MGQSWIYYKGKPLEFETPRDWNVVAVASPKDVQAVTDVKGEIRRAVNNPVGSETLDEFVLPTHKVVIISDDHLRPTPTASMISVLLEELNKIGVSSSNVTVVIARGTHGFPSDAALKVKVGEENLSRVKVVVHDPENKRELIDLGSSSRGTPILVNKTVVEADIKIGLGTIAPHYFAGFSGGPKIILPGVSGKESIVGNHSMSKEPNTVLGVLEGNPIWEDMLEVTRRVGLNMKLDSILNMKNEVVNIVAGDVERAFKAGIETFNRIYRVTVPEKVDVVIASGYPLEAELAQACKAVIAADLITKDGGTIILAASCSNGVGSGLYEILREKATPDTIYSWIPEHKISPSGGPMGARLRQLTRTKRLIVATDGLTQRTVEEMGLGYAGDLSDAIRETAKLYKHPDVAVLPAGASTFPAALR from the coding sequence ATGGGTCAAAGCTGGATCTACTATAAAGGGAAACCCCTTGAATTTGAAACTCCTCGCGACTGGAATGTAGTAGCTGTGGCTAGTCCAAAGGATGTTCAAGCCGTAACAGACGTGAAGGGGGAAATTCGTAGGGCGGTCAATAATCCAGTGGGCTCCGAGACGTTAGATGAGTTTGTGTTGCCTACACATAAGGTGGTAATAATCAGCGACGATCATTTACGTCCAACGCCAACCGCGTCTATGATTTCAGTTCTCTTGGAGGAGCTGAATAAAATTGGCGTAAGCAGTAGTAATGTTACCGTGGTGATTGCACGGGGAACGCATGGGTTTCCGAGTGATGCTGCATTAAAGGTTAAGGTTGGAGAAGAAAATCTCAGCCGTGTGAAAGTTGTAGTTCATGACCCTGAGAACAAGCGAGAACTTATAGACTTAGGTTCCTCCTCTAGAGGCACCCCAATTTTAGTGAACAAAACCGTTGTCGAAGCTGACATAAAAATCGGTTTGGGAACTATTGCACCTCACTATTTTGCAGGCTTTAGCGGCGGTCCTAAGATAATTCTTCCTGGAGTCTCTGGGAAAGAATCTATAGTTGGAAATCACAGCATGTCAAAGGAGCCAAATACAGTTCTTGGCGTACTTGAAGGAAATCCGATTTGGGAGGATATGCTTGAAGTAACGAGGCGAGTCGGTTTGAATATGAAGCTCGACTCAATTTTGAATATGAAGAATGAAGTTGTTAACATAGTGGCGGGTGATGTTGAGCGCGCTTTTAAAGCTGGGATTGAGACTTTTAATCGTATTTATCGGGTTACCGTTCCAGAAAAAGTGGATGTCGTTATTGCTTCCGGCTATCCCTTAGAGGCTGAGCTTGCACAGGCTTGCAAGGCTGTCATAGCCGCGGATTTAATCACGAAGGATGGTGGCACAATAATTCTTGCGGCGTCATGTTCGAATGGTGTTGGATCCGGGTTATATGAGATTCTGAGGGAAAAGGCAACGCCAGACACGATTTACAGTTGGATACCTGAACATAAGATTTCACCATCGGGTGGTCCGATGGGTGCTAGGCTTAGGCAGTTGACTAGAACTAAGCGATTAATTGTTGCTACGGACGGGTTAACTCAGAGGACAGTTGAGGAAATGGGGCTAGGCTACGCGGGCGATCTTAGTGATGCCATTCGCGAGACTGCAAAGCTGTATAAACATCCCGATGTTGCTGTGTTACCTGCTGGGGCTTCTACTTTTCCGGCTGCATTAAGGTAG
- a CDS encoding proteasome assembly chaperone family protein: MPIHINVPRMRFEDCIFITGFHGIGATGYIAVSHLIDSLKAKRIGYVETDLMPPFVTMANDRLVTPFEIYKLDCFVFMKSEFPPHRDEEITFAKALAEWVVTKRFKEAVLIGGLDNSFKTGDSSMRVVSTKAFSHKVRVFGAPFLEPGLYVTGPLAVMLTVFEANNFPAIAILPYAALTRPDPSAAAVAIDKICRVYGLNVDVSSLIKDASEIEVELQERRERARTSYEGLWV, encoded by the coding sequence ATGCCTATCCATATAAATGTCCCAAGAATGCGTTTTGAGGACTGTATTTTCATTACAGGTTTTCATGGAATTGGCGCGACGGGGTATATAGCAGTTTCGCATCTCATTGACTCACTTAAGGCTAAGAGGATAGGTTATGTTGAGACTGATTTGATGCCACCCTTCGTAACAATGGCGAATGACCGCTTGGTTACTCCCTTTGAGATTTATAAGTTGGACTGTTTCGTTTTCATGAAATCCGAATTTCCGCCGCATCGTGATGAAGAAATTACTTTTGCAAAGGCGTTGGCTGAATGGGTTGTTACTAAGAGGTTTAAGGAAGCAGTTCTCATCGGCGGTTTAGATAATAGTTTTAAGACTGGGGATAGTTCGATGCGTGTGGTTTCAACGAAAGCCTTTTCTCATAAGGTACGGGTTTTTGGTGCTCCGTTTTTGGAGCCTGGCTTATATGTCACTGGGCCTCTAGCCGTCATGTTAACTGTATTTGAGGCAAACAACTTTCCTGCCATTGCGATATTACCGTACGCAGCCTTAACTCGCCCTGATCCGAGTGCGGCAGCTGTGGCAATTGATAAAATTTGCCGTGTCTATGGATTGAATGTTGATGTATCTTCGCTGATCAAGGATGCCAGTGAAATCGAAGTGGAATTGCAGGAGCGGAGAGAACGGGCAAGAACAAGCTACGAAGGCTTATGGGTTTAA
- a CDS encoding CehA/McbA family metallohydrolase — MVVNIDLHIHTSFSGDSTVTPKILIEKLNAHPLITGIALTDHDTVRGYEVIRKLAEPYSGIIIIPGIEVTTLQGHLIILGINEKPRLPLTVWEAVDYGKSVGGIVIIPHPYRAYSGLCDFAKSIIADAIEVINPNASDHENRRALKLSKDLNLPATAGSDCHNPNQMWKAYTEIDANQNIDDILKAIKNRKIRPCKLG; from the coding sequence TTGGTAGTTAATATTGACCTACACATCCATACTAGTTTCTCAGGAGATAGCACTGTCACACCAAAAATTCTAATTGAGAAATTAAATGCCCATCCCCTAATTACGGGAATAGCACTTACAGATCACGACACAGTAAGAGGATATGAGGTAATCCGCAAGTTAGCGGAGCCGTATTCAGGCATCATAATTATCCCTGGAATTGAAGTAACAACCCTGCAAGGCCACCTAATTATTTTAGGCATAAATGAGAAACCAAGGCTTCCCCTAACTGTTTGGGAAGCAGTTGACTATGGTAAAAGCGTCGGCGGCATCGTGATCATCCCTCATCCCTACCGCGCCTACTCGGGGTTATGCGACTTTGCAAAGTCGATTATAGCAGATGCAATCGAAGTGATTAACCCCAATGCAAGCGACCACGAAAACCGACGAGCCCTAAAACTTTCTAAAGATCTTAATCTACCTGCAACGGCTGGCAGCGATTGCCATAACCCCAATCAAATGTGGAAAGCCTACACAGAAATCGATGCAAACCAAAACATAGACGACATTTTAAAAGCCATAAAAAATAGAAAAATACGACCATGTAAACTCGGCTAA
- a CDS encoding 4Fe-4S binding protein, producing MVKVSVDHAKCNGDGICVDVCPVAVFELKEVPEYPGEKKSVVVNNDACIVCRACEVQCPTQAITVTE from the coding sequence TTGGTAAAAGTTTCAGTTGACCATGCTAAATGCAATGGAGATGGAATATGCGTGGACGTCTGCCCGGTGGCGGTTTTTGAGTTAAAAGAGGTACCAGAATATCCCGGTGAAAAGAAGTCAGTTGTAGTAAATAATGATGCCTGCATCGTTTGTAGAGCATGTGAGGTCCAATGTCCCACGCAAGCAATTACGGTCACCGAGTAG
- a CDS encoding MBL fold metallo-hydrolase yields MTEPIKIKFLGGAGEIGRSAVAVKVEDQQFLLDCGVMMNHEPGFPAHIPPREINAIILSHAHLDHSGAIPMFHIREHTPVYGTALTFELARILISDFIHLSSYYLPYEYLDLESMMNCVVHMNYNKSVKIGETQIEFLDAGHIPGSAQILINTSGRNILYTGDFNTLDTCLLKGADNNYPDLDAVIIESTYANEDHPNRKQLEMEFVKRVTEIVENGGTVLVPAFAVGRSQEILCVLTAHHFEYPITIDGMALEVNEVIMRHPENLRDFKLFMNAVHTANWVGGWRDRRLATKKPGVIVSPAGMLKGGAAVFYLENLAKKRENAIFLVSYQIPGSPGRELLEKKQFIIGGRTRKVEALVERFDFSSHCGMKELHETVKKLKGDPTLFVIHGAEGNCQQFAEWIKRDAGFNAVAPEAGEVHHI; encoded by the coding sequence ATGACTGAACCGATAAAAATCAAGTTTCTAGGCGGGGCTGGGGAGATTGGCAGATCCGCTGTAGCTGTTAAAGTTGAAGATCAACAGTTTCTCCTTGACTGTGGTGTAATGATGAATCATGAACCTGGCTTCCCCGCACATATTCCACCCCGCGAAATTAATGCGATCATACTCAGCCACGCCCACCTTGACCATTCCGGAGCCATCCCAATGTTCCATATCAGAGAACATACGCCAGTCTACGGAACAGCATTAACATTCGAGTTAGCCCGCATATTGATTTCAGATTTCATCCACCTATCCAGTTACTACCTTCCCTACGAGTACCTTGATTTGGAAAGTATGATGAATTGCGTTGTTCATATGAATTACAATAAATCGGTAAAAATAGGAGAGACTCAAATCGAGTTCTTAGATGCGGGACACATCCCAGGAAGCGCTCAAATCCTTATCAATACTTCGGGTCGAAATATCCTTTACACAGGAGACTTTAACACACTTGATACCTGCCTTTTAAAGGGAGCTGACAACAATTATCCAGATCTTGATGCTGTAATCATTGAAAGTACCTATGCAAATGAAGACCACCCAAATAGGAAACAGCTTGAAATGGAATTCGTTAAGCGGGTTACTGAGATCGTGGAAAATGGCGGAACTGTGCTGGTTCCAGCCTTCGCTGTAGGGAGATCCCAAGAAATACTCTGCGTACTGACTGCACACCATTTTGAATATCCAATTACGATCGACGGGATGGCGCTAGAAGTTAACGAAGTAATTATGCGACACCCCGAAAACCTCCGCGATTTCAAACTCTTTATGAATGCAGTTCACACGGCAAATTGGGTAGGTGGCTGGAGAGATCGAAGGCTAGCAACCAAGAAACCAGGGGTAATAGTCTCACCAGCAGGCATGCTAAAAGGAGGCGCTGCAGTTTTCTATTTAGAGAATTTAGCGAAGAAAAGGGAAAACGCCATCTTCCTAGTTAGTTATCAAATACCTGGTTCACCCGGTAGAGAACTACTGGAGAAGAAACAATTTATCATCGGTGGAAGAACTCGAAAAGTGGAGGCCTTGGTGGAACGTTTTGATTTCTCATCACATTGTGGAATGAAGGAACTGCATGAAACCGTAAAGAAGCTTAAAGGTGATCCTACTTTATTCGTGATACATGGAGCAGAAGGAAACTGCCAGCAATTCGCTGAATGGATAAAACGAGATGCAGGCTTTAACGCTGTGGCTCCAGAAGCTGGAGAAGTACATCATATTTAA
- a CDS encoding archaemetzincin family Zn-dependent metalloprotease produces the protein MLRILIVPIGQIDLDTLNTLRDKLIQIFPNTDCNILTNEMPIPKQAYNPARAQFFSTQILEVLINYSKQIEADRVLGVTNVDLYVPHLNFVFGEAQCPGRTAIISLHRLQPEFYGFPPDIDLFRARTLKEAVHELGHTFGLKHCQQPKCVMFFSNSILDTDRKHSSFCETCNQTLEKNLEILTKSKTP, from the coding sequence ATGCTGCGTATTCTGATAGTACCAATTGGCCAAATCGATTTAGACACATTAAATACTCTCAGAGACAAATTAATCCAAATTTTTCCCAACACAGACTGTAACATTCTAACAAATGAAATGCCGATTCCAAAACAAGCATATAACCCTGCACGAGCCCAATTTTTTTCTACACAAATCCTCGAAGTTCTCATTAATTATTCGAAACAAATAGAGGCGGATCGAGTTTTAGGAGTTACCAACGTGGATCTATATGTCCCACACCTTAATTTTGTCTTCGGAGAAGCCCAGTGCCCTGGGAGAACAGCAATAATCTCACTTCACCGGCTCCAACCTGAATTTTACGGCTTTCCACCTGACATAGATCTTTTCCGTGCACGTACTTTGAAGGAAGCCGTTCATGAATTAGGTCACACATTTGGACTTAAACACTGTCAACAACCCAAGTGCGTAATGTTCTTCTCTAATAGTATTCTGGATACCGACCGCAAACACAGTTCATTCTGTGAGACATGTAATCAGACATTAGAAAAGAATCTGGAAATTCTAACTAAAAGTAAAACGCCCTAA
- a CDS encoding 50S ribosomal protein L38e → MPEEIFDPDEFVRLSENAEACRVKRLKDVVKLKLRTPGKLYTLKVEPARADEILKRVKCEVVEV, encoded by the coding sequence ATGCCGGAGGAAATATTTGATCCTGATGAGTTTGTTAGACTTTCTGAGAATGCTGAAGCTTGTCGAGTAAAACGACTTAAGGATGTTGTAAAATTAAAGCTGAGGACGCCGGGTAAATTGTATACTTTAAAAGTAGAACCTGCGAGGGCTGACGAGATTTTAAAGAGAGTAAAATGTGAGGTTGTTGAGGTTTAG